CCTTCAGGATGAACAATAATTCCTGCAGCTCCTTGAACAATAGGTTCCATAATAACAGCAGCAATCTCATCTCCCTTTTCTTTCAAAATACTTTCCATCATAGAAAGGGAGTAATCTTTACACTCTTCTTGAGTTCCTTCAAATCTATAAGGAAAAGGAGAAGGAACCTTAAAAGTTTCAAACATAAGCTCCTTATACATTAAGTGAAAAAGATCAATACCGCCGATACTGACAGAACCTATAGTATCACCGTGATATGCATCTCCGAGTTTTATAAATTTCGTTCTTTTTTTCTCTCCTTTAAGTTGCCAATATTGATAAGCCATTTTTAAGGCAACTTCCATTGCTGTAGAACCGTTATCAGAGTAAAAGACGTGATTCAAACCTTCTGGAGTTATATCCACAAGTTTTTTTGCAAGTTTAACAGCAGGCACATTTGTAAGCCCAAGCAGTGTTGAATGAGCAATTTTATTAATCTGTGAAATTAAAGCATCGTTGAGCTCTTTTACATTGTGACCGTGAACATTACACCAGATTGAGCTTACAGCATCAAGATACCTTTTTCCATCAGTATCATAAAGCCAGCAACCTTCTCCCCTTTCTATAACTATCGGTTCATGCTTTACATATTCTGCCATCTGAGTAAAAGGATGCCACACATACTTTTTATCCCACTCTTTTAGATACTCCATAAAACCTCCTATCTAAGAAATTCAATTTCTTTATCAAGATACGATGGAAGAGAATCGTAAGGGAATGGTAAAGTATCATCAGTTATATAATAGTATGCAACATTGGAAGATGAAAAAACTTCTTCCATTTCGGTTTCATTTGCATCGTAAACTATACACACACTTTTCTCAGGATAGGAAGAGTAGCAACTGTCGCTTTTAAATGAACTAAAATCGTGTTCAAAAATAACAACAAGATCGGCAATAGAAAAATAAACATCATCAGGATTTGTGCCAGGATTTAAAACTATAAAATAGGAGTTTCCTGTAATTTCGCTCCACTCATTTATGTAAGCCACAAGCTCTTTATAATAAGCTACATTATCTTCTGTTCTTGTTACTTCATCTATAAAAAAACCTTTTATCTCAGGGTATTCTTCTATCCAGATATCTATATCATTTTCAACTTCTAAAATGTCTCTATTTCCATAATCTGTATAAACGTAACCTACAGGAAGCTTGCCATTATCATCTAAAGCCTTAATAAATTCCTTATACTTGTAATCAAGGTTTCCATCACAATCTAAAGGTCCCCCGCAGGGATTAACAACCACAATCTTTAAAACATCAGAAGGAGCTGAAAACACGTATTTCCAGGCATCTTCGGTAGGATAAAAATAACCAGGAAGTAAAATATAACCACTTTTATTTTCCTCAACTTTCTTTACAGAACATCCAGAAAATAAACATGCACCGGTTAATATAAGAAAGAACATCTTTACCATTTTAGAACTTCCCTTTAACCGTAATTTCAAGTAAATTATATAATGTTTAAAAATTATATCAGGGAGGCATTAAATAATGAGAAAATATCTAAAAGGATTGGCTGTGTTTTTAGTAGTTTTAAACCTTGCTTTTTCCACCTATGCAAGAGCAATCACCTACAAAGAGATAAAAAATGCTTATCATAAGTCATTTCTTTACGAGAAACAGAAGGATTATAAAGATGCCATAAGAGCTCTAATGCCGGTTTATGAAGCCTATCCCAACGGATATACGGTTAATCTGAGACTGGGATGGTTATACTACCTTTTAGGTAAGTATAAAAATTCGGAAGAGCATTACAAAAAAGCCATCAAAGCTGCTCCTTACGCAGTTGAACCAAAACTTGGTCTTTCTCTTCCCTACATGGCACAAAAAAGATGGAAAGATGTAGAAAATCTGATGTATAAAGTTTTAAAAAGCGACTTTTACAACTTTTACGGAAACCTACGCCTTGCTGTTGCACTTAGAAACGAAGGAAAAGGAAAACTTGCAGAAGAGGTCTCAAGAAAAATGCTTACACTTTATCCTTCAAATGTTCCTTTCCTGACCGAACTTGCCCTTGACCTTTTATCACAGAATAAAAAGAAGGAAGCTTATGCCGTTTTATCAGATGTCTTAATCCTTGACCCTGAAAACCAGGTAGCAAAATACTATCTTGGAAAAAACTAAATGAAATATAAAGAAGTCTCTGATTTTTTAGTAGAAAAACTTAAAACCGAAAATGTTTTTATAGCCGTGAGAAACTCCCCCTCACGGCTTCTTCTTGAAATCTGTAAAAAAAGAAAGAAGCCGATTATCGGAAAACACGCAGGCACACTTCAAGAACTTGCCTTAAACCTGCTTTCAAGTAGATTTCAAAATCCCACAATAATGACAGACCAGGAAAGGTTATTTATTGTCAGAAAAAGTTTAAAAGATATGAAACATCCTTTATGGAACTCACCAAGCTATGTAAAACTTGCAGATAACAGAATACGAGAATTTAAAGAACACAATATTCAACCTGAGAAACTGTATAAAGTAGCAGAACGTGTAAATCCAAGATTAAAAAAGAAAATAAAAGAAGCGGCAAAACTCCTTGATATTTACAATAACAACGTTTTAAAATCTGAAATGTTTGACATTTTTTCCCTTTTTGAAATGGCAAAAGGCATAAAACCTGAACATGAAAAAATAGTCCTTTTTTTTCTACCACAGATACTCCCGCTTGAAATTGAATTTCTTAACTCTCTAAATATTCCAATTACCGTATTTACCTATAAGCCCAACACTTCCATCTTTACAAAATTAAACAAAGAAAATCTTAAACTCGTTAAAAACTGGGAAGTCATAAAAGTTGAACCATCTCTACTTGCAAATACGCTTTCAATGGTTCCAGAAGAGATCGTTTCCGGTTCTGATATAACGGTAAATTCTTACCTTGGAGAAAGTGAAGGAATAAAAAAAGTAGCTTTAACTGTCAAAGCATTGCTCAATAAAGGAATACCACCTGAAAAAATCGCAGTAATAGGCAGAGATATACAGGGAAAGGAACTGCTTTTCTACCATTATTTTAAAATTTATAAAATTCCTTTCCACCTTCAGTATGAAGGTGTTCCTGTAACTGCTCATCCTGTGGTTAAAAAGTTTTTAAGGGAAATTGAAAAAGAAACTGAAAGCTACTCTTTGCCTGACTGGTGTAGAAAATTAAAAAATTTTGTTATCTCTCATACCGATGAAGAGAGTATTATTGAAGAAATAGAGATTTTACAAAAAGAGATAGACAATCTTTCAGTAAAAGGATTTATAGAAAGCAACTCTTACAATCCTATAGAATTTGTAAAATTCTTTTCTCTTCTTACAGAAAACAGAACATATCTTATAAAAGAAACCGAACCACTGGGAGTTTTCATTGGCTCACCTGAAGCGATACCTGAAACTGGAGCAGAACATATAATCTTTTTTGATATCTCAAACGGAACATATCCGAGAGCTTTTCCTTTTGACCCCGATTTTTCATACAGGGAAAGAGAAGAAATAAACAACCTTCTCAACATATCCAATCCTCTTCTTGAAGCTCTACCTGGAAGAGAAAAGTTAATAATGTATGAATTTCAAACTTTTTTTAACTCCATAGCACACCATCCAGAATCTATCCATTTCTTCTACGATAAAACAAAAGGAGAGTCCATC
This sequence is a window from Desulfurobacterium atlanticum. Protein-coding genes within it:
- the bioA gene encoding adenosylmethionine--8-amino-7-oxononanoate transaminase, encoding MEYLKEWDKKYVWHPFTQMAEYVKHEPIVIERGEGCWLYDTDGKRYLDAVSSIWCNVHGHNVKELNDALISQINKIAHSTLLGLTNVPAVKLAKKLVDITPEGLNHVFYSDNGSTAMEVALKMAYQYWQLKGEKKRTKFIKLGDAYHGDTIGSVSIGGIDLFHLMYKELMFETFKVPSPFPYRFEGTQEECKDYSLSMMESILKEKGDEIAAVIMEPIVQGAAGIIVHPEGFLKGVRELCDKYGVLLICDEVATGFGKTGKMFACELENVVPDIMAVSKGLTAGYMPLSATLTTDEVYQAFWGGDYGSNKTFFHGHTFTGNPLGCAVALKNIELFEKKNWPESLSSKIEFLHKMLDEEIKELPNVGDIRKKGFMVGIELVKDKRTKEPFSWKEDVGRRISRRIVEKGVFTRPLGPVLVMMPPLAISEEEIELMVKTYKEAILEEFGT
- a CDS encoding spherulation-specific family 4 protein codes for the protein MVKMFFLILTGACLFSGCSVKKVEENKSGYILLPGYFYPTEDAWKYVFSAPSDVLKIVVVNPCGGPLDCDGNLDYKYKEFIKALDDNGKLPVGYVYTDYGNRDILEVENDIDIWIEEYPEIKGFFIDEVTRTEDNVAYYKELVAYINEWSEITGNSYFIVLNPGTNPDDVYFSIADLVVIFEHDFSSFKSDSCYSSYPEKSVCIVYDANETEMEEVFSSSNVAYYYITDDTLPFPYDSLPSYLDKEIEFLR
- a CDS encoding tetratricopeptide repeat protein, whose product is MRKYLKGLAVFLVVLNLAFSTYARAITYKEIKNAYHKSFLYEKQKDYKDAIRALMPVYEAYPNGYTVNLRLGWLYYLLGKYKNSEEHYKKAIKAAPYAVEPKLGLSLPYMAQKRWKDVENLMYKVLKSDFYNFYGNLRLAVALRNEGKGKLAEEVSRKMLTLYPSNVPFLTELALDLLSQNKKKEAYAVLSDVLILDPENQVAKYYLGKN
- a CDS encoding PD-(D/E)XK nuclease family protein, giving the protein MKYKEVSDFLVEKLKTENVFIAVRNSPSRLLLEICKKRKKPIIGKHAGTLQELALNLLSSRFQNPTIMTDQERLFIVRKSLKDMKHPLWNSPSYVKLADNRIREFKEHNIQPEKLYKVAERVNPRLKKKIKEAAKLLDIYNNNVLKSEMFDIFSLFEMAKGIKPEHEKIVLFFLPQILPLEIEFLNSLNIPITVFTYKPNTSIFTKLNKENLKLVKNWEVIKVEPSLLANTLSMVPEEIVSGSDITVNSYLGESEGIKKVALTVKALLNKGIPPEKIAVIGRDIQGKELLFYHYFKIYKIPFHLQYEGVPVTAHPVVKKFLREIEKETESYSLPDWCRKLKNFVISHTDEESIIEEIEILQKEIDNLSVKGFIESNSYNPIEFVKFFSLLTENRTYLIKETEPLGVFIGSPEAIPETGAEHIIFFDISNGTYPRAFPFDPDFSYREREEINNLLNISNPLLEALPGREKLIMYEFQTFFNSIAHHPESIHFFYDKTKGESIFVSIVEKVSKVNKMEKSLITKKSEGILKVYRREKRPENLLELGVDGWLKKLQGEKSYNFIFKPEFIRKFLPQEISVTDILSYMDCPADFLFSKLLNCTFSKTTEIIEGEIYHQFINRAYFNKKKAEDIFEEVFSEITEKYEDEVIFYIKPFIKENALKFIKQFKPELEIVEQEKPIKIKFKNFTFSGRIDWLEISSDREKVKIVDFKRGNVKNREYLPGNKKSFQIILYGLALFNNGDVFKTINKLPNIKFSFVSIPKFHPESDRGIEEFTAKEYEKEIKKSLTWIGVTIKLIKAGFFPPLEIKPQKKNIVRLVVKRNDSYEFFTTEEDLKHFTETVRKIFRKIELKLWKY